The following coding sequences lie in one Maribacter forsetii DSM 18668 genomic window:
- a CDS encoding OmpA family protein: protein MRSVLNLFFLVFIVFAQAQGFQDELESEVSNNINNPVVSEDEENDKKNFQRAADALSIPYRAFYDIEEAENGYYVISGTFSKSKNLKSQVKKLSKKGFNAGYFQNPQNQLYYLYLNHYTSWEEALNDCSTEFNNRYDNEVWVLKMINNDIYSNNEATTVSKIDTTLELQTTPETNTVTDPIPVEDISYEMLSTSKENDPSAKTKQIKRADEYFDKMWYAEAAKIYEQALSKGEKAYSYDVLKKAGDAHYFNTDMENAYKWYNILYTKYESDMSSDYLFKYAHSLKGIGNYKRSKRLLKLYNRKLAGEEIVQNTERNEIVLDGLLRMEEKFDINNLSINSKYSEFSPMYYGGKEVVYASAKDSSIFTSRKYKWNNQPYLDLFVAKVNEESQDFKDAIKFSKKINTKYHEASVAFSPDNETMYFTRNNYGKKLRRDKNGINHLKIYRSKKVNDEWLEAEEVSFNSDNYSTGHPALSPDGKQLYFVSDMPGSIGETDIFVVDVLEDGSFSSPRNLGPEINTEHKEMFPFINDKKLYFSSDGHVGLGGLDVFEVAFDDEAGFLEVRNVGKPVNSSKDDFSFIVNEETQKGYFASNRDGGKGDDDIYSFKTLQLEEIPTSINAISGIVTELITGDLMPNALVELLDENNIKLKEMQTDENGSFIFEDLDADTRYVLKTTKGTYFDDTREAATKDNEIVNVDVSMRKLNDMIAVENGIKKLKTEMIHFDFDKSYIRTDAAVELDKLIEVMNDSPNMVIKIESHTDSRGAAAYNKYLSDKRAKSTRDYIISQGIDASRIESAIGYGEERLINECDGTVRCTEEQHYLNRRSEFIIVDM, encoded by the coding sequence ATGAGAAGTGTTTTGAATTTATTTTTTCTGGTCTTTATCGTTTTTGCCCAAGCACAAGGTTTCCAAGATGAACTTGAATCTGAAGTGTCAAATAATATCAATAACCCCGTTGTTTCAGAAGACGAGGAAAATGACAAAAAGAATTTTCAAAGAGCTGCCGATGCGCTTTCAATTCCTTACAGGGCCTTTTATGATATTGAAGAAGCTGAAAATGGTTACTACGTTATTTCGGGTACTTTTTCTAAAAGTAAAAATTTAAAGTCTCAAGTAAAGAAACTTTCTAAAAAAGGGTTTAATGCTGGGTATTTTCAAAACCCACAAAACCAACTCTACTATCTTTATTTAAATCATTATACTTCTTGGGAAGAAGCCCTTAACGACTGTTCAACAGAATTTAATAATCGTTATGATAATGAGGTTTGGGTTCTTAAAATGATCAACAACGATATTTATTCTAATAACGAAGCTACTACAGTTTCGAAAATTGACACAACTCTAGAATTACAAACTACACCAGAAACTAATACAGTAACAGACCCAATACCTGTAGAAGATATTTCTTATGAAATGCTTAGCACATCTAAAGAAAACGACCCATCCGCTAAAACTAAACAAATAAAAAGGGCAGATGAATATTTTGATAAAATGTGGTACGCAGAGGCTGCTAAAATTTATGAGCAAGCATTGTCCAAAGGAGAAAAAGCGTATTCATATGATGTTTTAAAGAAAGCAGGCGATGCCCATTACTTCAATACCGATATGGAGAATGCCTATAAGTGGTATAACATACTGTATACTAAATATGAGTCTGACATGAGTTCTGACTACCTATTTAAATATGCACACTCTCTTAAAGGTATTGGAAATTATAAAAGATCTAAACGTCTATTAAAGCTATACAATAGAAAATTGGCAGGGGAAGAGATAGTACAAAATACCGAACGGAATGAAATTGTTTTAGACGGCTTATTGAGAATGGAAGAAAAATTCGATATAAACAATCTTTCTATTAACTCTAAATACTCAGAATTCTCACCTATGTACTATGGCGGTAAAGAAGTGGTTTATGCATCGGCAAAAGATTCTTCAATATTTACCTCTAGAAAGTACAAATGGAACAACCAGCCCTATTTAGATTTATTTGTTGCAAAGGTAAATGAAGAATCACAAGATTTTAAAGACGCCATAAAGTTCTCTAAAAAAATTAACACAAAATATCATGAAGCTTCAGTGGCTTTCTCTCCTGACAATGAGACCATGTATTTTACTAGAAACAATTATGGTAAAAAACTAAGAAGGGATAAAAACGGAATTAATCACCTTAAAATTTATCGTTCCAAGAAGGTTAACGATGAATGGTTGGAGGCAGAAGAGGTTTCTTTTAACAGTGACAATTACTCTACCGGTCACCCTGCTTTGAGCCCTGACGGAAAGCAATTATATTTTGTTTCTGATATGCCAGGTAGTATTGGTGAGACAGATATTTTCGTAGTAGATGTATTAGAAGACGGTTCTTTCTCTTCTCCACGAAATCTTGGACCTGAAATTAATACGGAGCATAAAGAAATGTTTCCTTTTATAAATGACAAGAAGTTATATTTCTCTTCGGATGGCCATGTAGGTTTAGGTGGCTTAGATGTATTTGAAGTTGCCTTTGATGATGAAGCTGGCTTTTTAGAAGTACGTAATGTAGGTAAGCCTGTAAATAGTAGTAAAGATGATTTTTCATTTATAGTTAATGAAGAAACTCAAAAAGGATATTTTGCATCTAATCGTGATGGTGGTAAGGGAGATGACGATATCTATTCTTTTAAAACTTTACAACTTGAAGAAATACCAACCAGTATAAATGCCATTTCCGGTATTGTAACAGAATTGATTACCGGTGATTTAATGCCAAATGCATTAGTAGAATTACTTGACGAGAACAACATCAAACTTAAGGAAATGCAAACCGATGAAAACGGTAGCTTCATTTTCGAAGATTTAGATGCAGATACAAGATATGTTCTTAAGACTACAAAAGGTACGTACTTTGATGATACCAGAGAAGCGGCAACTAAGGACAATGAAATCGTCAATGTTGACGTATCCATGAGAAAACTTAACGATATGATTGCCGTTGAGAACGGTATTAAGAAACTTAAGACAGAAATGATCCACTTTGATTTTGACAAGTCATATATACGCACAGACGCAGCTGTTGAACTTGACAAGTTAATTGAAGTAATGAACGACTCGCCCAATATGGTCATAAAAATAGAATCCCATACAGATTCAAGAGGTGCTGCGGCATATAACAAATACCTATCAGACAAACGTGCCAAATCTACCAGAGATTATATTATTTCTCAAGGTATAGACGCAAGCCGAATTGAAAGTGCTATTGGTTACGGTGAAGAACGCTTAATAAATGAATGTGACGGTACCGTTCGCTGTACAGAAGAACAACACTACCTCAACCGTAGATCAGAGTTTATTATTGTAGATATGTAA
- a CDS encoding LysM peptidoglycan-binding domain-containing protein translates to MKKLAYNCFYILGLSLVPIVGLAQQQETVTTVSDSLTTTTIVVSDSLKNAAPLGQLNIVQSSQTEDLTLFKPTESSSYDLQDNALAAKFDSLWMKELVEAAPLYNEMYEEILVEPDTASTFVLDLPTDTLKMRLARLNAKTPFNVEYNKSLESVIKSFLTRKRGLMERMLTISQFYFPLFEQEFDNKNIPLEMKYLSIVESALNPKARSRVGATGLWQFMYGTGKEMKLNINSYVDERSDPIKSTAAAANYLNRLHRIYDDWDLALAAYNSGPGNVNKAIRRSGGQRNYWNIRRNLPRETAGYVPAFQATMYIFEYAEEHGLKTKIADRAYFETDTIHVKSLITFDQISELAAIDKEELKVLNPHYKLDVIPFIEGKPNALRLPVHKMGKFVANEKAIYAHVEKELKEKEGLVAEIEKQAEANSIRYRVRDGDFLGKIAERYGVRVSQLKQWNGLRSNNLRIGQRLTIYPRKNASSSVKPKETPSRTTVASNSKTHEVRSGDSLWTISRKYPGVTIENLRKWNGISGNNLKLGTKLKLCDCSS, encoded by the coding sequence ATGAAAAAATTAGCCTATAACTGTTTTTATATTTTAGGATTAAGCTTAGTTCCCATTGTAGGATTGGCACAACAACAGGAAACAGTCACAACTGTTTCAGACTCTTTGACCACTACTACAATAGTCGTAAGTGATTCATTAAAAAATGCAGCTCCGTTAGGTCAATTGAATATCGTACAAAGCTCTCAAACAGAAGATTTAACGCTATTTAAACCAACAGAATCCTCTTCTTATGATCTTCAGGATAACGCGCTGGCAGCCAAGTTTGATAGTCTTTGGATGAAAGAATTGGTTGAGGCGGCACCTCTTTACAATGAAATGTACGAGGAAATCTTAGTTGAGCCCGATACAGCCTCTACTTTCGTTTTAGATTTGCCTACAGATACATTGAAGATGCGTTTGGCAAGATTAAACGCAAAAACACCTTTTAACGTTGAATACAATAAGTCTTTAGAAAGTGTTATCAAATCATTTTTGACCAGAAAAAGGGGGTTAATGGAGCGCATGCTTACCATTAGCCAATTTTACTTTCCTTTATTTGAACAAGAATTTGACAATAAGAATATTCCGTTAGAAATGAAATATTTGTCTATTGTTGAATCTGCATTAAATCCTAAAGCACGTTCAAGAGTGGGGGCAACAGGTCTTTGGCAGTTTATGTACGGTACGGGTAAAGAAATGAAATTGAATATCAATAGTTATGTAGATGAGCGTAGCGACCCTATAAAATCTACAGCTGCAGCTGCTAACTATCTAAACAGATTACATAGAATATATGATGATTGGGATTTGGCTTTAGCCGCGTATAATTCTGGTCCAGGTAATGTAAACAAGGCTATACGCAGAAGTGGCGGGCAGCGTAATTACTGGAATATTAGAAGAAACCTACCAAGGGAAACTGCGGGTTACGTTCCGGCTTTTCAAGCAACCATGTATATTTTTGAATATGCAGAAGAACATGGTCTAAAAACTAAAATAGCAGATCGCGCTTATTTTGAAACAGATACCATTCATGTAAAAAGCCTAATTACATTTGACCAAATTTCTGAATTGGCAGCTATTGACAAAGAAGAATTAAAGGTGCTTAACCCTCATTATAAATTAGACGTTATTCCTTTTATAGAAGGAAAACCTAATGCACTAAGATTACCAGTTCATAAAATGGGAAAATTTGTAGCTAATGAAAAGGCTATTTATGCCCACGTTGAAAAAGAATTAAAAGAAAAAGAAGGTCTTGTAGCTGAAATAGAAAAGCAAGCAGAGGCTAATAGTATTCGTTATAGAGTAAGGGATGGTGATTTTCTTGGTAAAATTGCGGAACGTTACGGAGTACGTGTAAGCCAGCTAAAGCAATGGAACGGATTACGAAGTAATAATTTGCGTATAGGACAACGTTTAACTATTTACCCAAGAAAGAATGCTAGTTCCTCTGTAAAACCTAAGGAAACCCCTTCTAGAACTACGGTTGCCAGTAATTCTAAAACTCATGAGGTAAGAAGTGGAGACTCTTTATGGACCATTTCTAGAAAATATCCTGGTGTAACTATTGAAAATTTACGAAAGTGGAACGGTATTAGTGGTAATAATTTAAAGCTAGGCACAAAACTTAAATTGTGCGACTGTTCATCGTAA
- a CDS encoding DUF6747 family protein: MEKITLVKEIYIEAFRNWKSFILEHYFKIFSWLCFILIAYAAYALIFRVSTGFSFSNL; encoded by the coding sequence ATGGAAAAAATTACTCTAGTAAAAGAAATATACATTGAAGCCTTTAGAAACTGGAAAAGTTTCATTTTGGAGCATTACTTTAAAATATTCTCATGGTTGTGTTTTATATTGATTGCATACGCCGCTTATGCATTAATATTTAGAGTATCTACTGGGTTTTCTTTCAGTAATCTATAG
- a CDS encoding DUF4837 family protein produces the protein MKKRILLCFMAILGLSIACKEEGKADYLPESVGAMNTLTVVIDNDLWNSSVGDAIRENYTAAAQGLTWDEALFSVTQIPQQIFSGAIRNTSSILYVMEDTLNVAHMKSNMYAKPQKVGVIKGLNKEELIANIHKTAPEFIADFKALEISKAQKRFEKSLNKEKALEDKFDISMKIPSIYRVGREEDNFVWIDRQIQKGNMNIIAYTMPWDSFQNDSTFVQDIIKMRDSIGGLYIGGEDIPGKQNHMITEKAFSPYVFPAEVSSKKAAEVRGIWEMSAYPMAGPFLTYIISDKENNRKLVLEGFVFAPATKKRDYMFELEAIMKSVQFDIKESSK, from the coding sequence ATGAAAAAAAGAATTTTACTTTGTTTTATGGCAATTTTGGGATTGTCAATTGCCTGTAAAGAAGAGGGCAAAGCAGATTACTTACCAGAATCTGTAGGCGCTATGAATACCTTAACAGTGGTTATTGATAACGACCTTTGGAATAGTAGTGTAGGTGATGCTATTCGTGAAAATTATACAGCTGCTGCTCAAGGTCTTACCTGGGATGAAGCTCTTTTTAGCGTAACACAAATACCACAACAGATTTTTTCCGGTGCCATACGCAATACCAGTTCTATATTGTATGTTATGGAAGATACCCTAAATGTAGCGCACATGAAATCTAACATGTATGCCAAGCCACAGAAAGTAGGTGTCATCAAAGGATTGAATAAAGAAGAGTTAATAGCAAATATCCATAAAACCGCACCAGAGTTTATTGCCGATTTTAAAGCATTGGAAATTAGTAAGGCACAAAAGCGTTTTGAGAAGTCTTTGAATAAAGAAAAGGCGCTAGAGGACAAGTTTGATATTTCAATGAAAATACCTTCTATTTATAGAGTGGGTAGAGAAGAAGATAACTTTGTATGGATCGATCGTCAAATTCAGAAGGGAAACATGAATATTATCGCATACACAATGCCATGGGATAGTTTTCAGAACGATTCTACTTTTGTACAGGATATTATAAAGATGCGTGATTCTATTGGCGGACTTTATATTGGTGGTGAAGATATACCTGGCAAGCAAAATCATATGATTACAGAAAAAGCATTTTCTCCATATGTCTTCCCTGCTGAGGTTTCAAGTAAAAAAGCAGCTGAGGTAAGGGGAATCTGGGAAATGTCGGCTTACCCTATGGCAGGTCCGTTTTTGACCTATATTATTAGCGATAAAGAGAATAATCGTAAGTTGGTTCTTGAAGGTTTTGTTTTTGCTCCGGCAACCAAAAAGAGAGATTACATGTTTGAATTGGAAGCAATCATGAAATCTGTGCAATTCGATATAAAAGAATCAAGTAAATAA
- a CDS encoding twin-arginine translocase TatA/TatE family subunit, which yields MTILSTFLAIGAPQIILVVVVILLLFGGKKIPELMRGLGSGIKEFKDASKEDEQLEEKKNDQ from the coding sequence ATGACAATATTATCTACTTTTTTAGCCATAGGCGCTCCACAAATCATATTAGTGGTAGTCGTAATTCTACTATTATTCGGAGGAAAAAAAATTCCGGAACTAATGAGAGGATTAGGTAGTGGAATCAAAGAATTTAAGGATGCTTCCAAAGAAGATGAACAACTAGAAGAGAAGAAGAACGACCAATAA
- a CDS encoding M23 family metallopeptidase yields MAKKKVKKRKEIKRKLLHKYRLVILNESTFEEKISFKLSRLNVFVTGSLFMITLIGLTTLLIAFTPLREYIPGYSSTRLKKEATELTYKTDSLIRTLNYTNKYLDNIRMVLKGDIENNVVNRDSLFQQFKLDPASVDLNPIKEDSLLRAEVALEDKYNLFERTIDKKNLVLFTPVSGSVTMGFNPNEKHYAVDITAKTDSPVKAVANGTVIFSEWTADTGYVIIIEHEGGLLSVYKHNGSLSKYQGNIVRGGEVIAAVGNTGELTTGPHLHFEIWDNGTPIDPLNYIDFN; encoded by the coding sequence ATGGCCAAAAAGAAAGTCAAAAAAAGAAAGGAAATAAAAAGGAAACTTCTTCACAAGTATCGTTTGGTAATACTAAACGAAAGTACTTTTGAAGAGAAAATTTCTTTTAAGTTAAGTAGACTTAATGTATTTGTGACGGGATCACTATTTATGATTACCTTAATAGGGCTTACAACACTACTTATTGCCTTTACGCCATTACGAGAATATATACCGGGTTATTCATCTACTAGACTAAAAAAAGAAGCTACAGAACTTACCTATAAAACAGATTCTTTAATTAGAACTTTAAATTATACCAATAAGTATTTAGATAATATTCGTATGGTATTAAAGGGTGATATTGAAAATAACGTTGTCAATAGAGATTCTCTTTTTCAACAGTTTAAATTGGATCCCGCTTCCGTAGATTTAAACCCCATTAAAGAAGATTCATTATTGCGGGCAGAAGTTGCACTTGAAGATAAATACAACTTATTCGAAAGAACAATTGACAAGAAAAATTTGGTCTTGTTCACTCCCGTTTCAGGATCAGTTACAATGGGTTTTAATCCGAATGAAAAACATTATGCAGTAGATATCACTGCTAAAACCGATAGCCCTGTAAAGGCAGTTGCAAACGGTACGGTCATTTTTTCTGAATGGACGGCAGATACAGGATATGTAATTATAATTGAGCACGAAGGCGGATTATTAAGTGTGTATAAGCACAACGGTTCTTTGTCTAAATATCAAGGTAATATTGTAAGAGGCGGTGAAGTAATTGCTGCTGTAGGTAATACGGGCGAGCTTACCACAGGACCTCATCTACATTTTGAAATTTGGGACAACGGAACACCTATTGATCCTTTAAATTATATAGATTTTAATTAG